One genomic window of Prochlorococcus marinus str. NATL2A includes the following:
- the gpmI gene encoding 2,3-bisphosphoglycerate-independent phosphoglycerate mutase has translation MSGSNPAVSINKKKVAPVVLAILDGWGYREEIEHNAVRQASTPVIDALWHAYPHTLIEASGADVGLPDEQMGNSEVGHLTIGAGRIIQQELVRISNTVKENKLIANPALNQFSQSLKKGGGTLHIMGLCSDGGVHSHIKHLCGLIEWAASKGLKNVSLHLFTDGRDTSAKSATKYINTIEAKIKATGVGEISSLCGRYWAMDRDNRWERTSKAYELLTDPRFAISKLSAAESINKSYQEGITDEFIEPVRLSSSFLKDGDGVVFFNFRPDRARQLVKALKLKDFDGFERKNKTDIDVLTFTQYESGLPVSVAFPPEPLNDLLGQVIADHGLNQYRTAETEKYPHVTYFLNGGIEKPLKGEVRHLVPSPRVATYDLQPEMSADELTESCIQAIDTGIYSLVVINFANPDMVGHSGIMKAAIKANEKVDSCIGKLLNSIGKLGGSLLITADHGNSEMMIGPDGQPWTAHTTNPVPVILIEGEKRKLSGYGNDIKLRESGGGLADLAPTLLHLLNLPKPKAMTGKTLIEPINLPKKPNLIPQPAY, from the coding sequence ATGTCAGGCAGTAATCCAGCTGTTTCAATAAATAAAAAGAAAGTAGCGCCAGTTGTGCTAGCGATACTTGATGGTTGGGGCTACAGAGAAGAAATTGAACATAATGCGGTAAGACAAGCATCAACTCCAGTAATAGATGCCTTATGGCATGCCTATCCTCATACTCTTATTGAGGCTAGTGGTGCAGATGTTGGACTTCCAGATGAACAAATGGGTAACTCTGAAGTTGGTCATCTCACCATTGGAGCAGGGAGGATTATTCAGCAAGAACTAGTTCGAATATCTAATACCGTTAAAGAAAATAAATTAATTGCAAACCCTGCTCTTAATCAATTTTCTCAATCCTTGAAAAAAGGTGGAGGTACTCTCCATATTATGGGACTTTGCTCTGATGGAGGAGTTCACAGCCACATCAAACATTTATGTGGATTAATCGAATGGGCTGCAAGCAAGGGGCTAAAAAATGTTTCATTGCATTTATTTACTGATGGGAGAGACACTTCCGCAAAAAGTGCGACTAAATACATAAACACGATAGAAGCGAAAATCAAGGCAACAGGAGTAGGGGAAATTTCATCACTGTGCGGAAGATATTGGGCTATGGACCGAGATAATCGATGGGAAAGGACATCAAAAGCCTACGAATTACTTACCGACCCAAGATTTGCTATCAGCAAGCTATCTGCTGCAGAAAGCATAAATAAAAGCTATCAAGAAGGGATAACAGATGAATTTATTGAACCCGTAAGGCTTTCCTCCTCATTTTTAAAAGACGGAGATGGCGTAGTTTTTTTTAATTTCCGTCCTGATAGAGCTAGACAGTTAGTAAAGGCACTTAAATTAAAAGATTTTGATGGCTTTGAGAGGAAAAACAAAACTGATATTGACGTCCTTACTTTTACTCAATACGAATCAGGTCTTCCTGTATCAGTTGCATTTCCACCTGAGCCTCTAAATGATTTGTTAGGTCAAGTAATTGCTGATCATGGTTTAAATCAATATCGAACAGCTGAAACTGAAAAATATCCACACGTAACTTATTTTTTAAATGGAGGTATTGAAAAACCATTAAAAGGAGAAGTTAGACATCTTGTGCCTTCCCCAAGAGTTGCAACATACGATTTACAACCTGAGATGTCAGCAGACGAACTGACTGAAAGTTGTATCCAAGCAATTGACACTGGAATTTACTCATTAGTGGTAATCAATTTTGCTAATCCAGATATGGTTGGACATTCGGGAATAATGAAAGCAGCAATAAAAGCTAATGAAAAAGTTGATAGCTGCATTGGGAAATTATTAAATTCAATTGGAAAGTTAGGAGGATCTCTTCTAATAACAGCTGATCATGGTAATTCTGAAATGATGATTGGTCCTGATGGACAACCATGGACAGCACATACAACAAATCCTGTACCAGTGATACTTATCGAAGGTGAAAAGCGTAAATTGAGTGGATATGGTAATGATATAAAATTAAGAGAGTCCGGTGGTGGATTAGCTGATCTGGCTCCTACCCTTTTACACCTATTGAATCTGCCAAAGCCAAAAGCGATGACTGGGAAAACTCTTATTGAGCCAATTAACTTACCTAAGAAACCAAATCTTATCCCTCAACCAGCATATTAA
- the secG gene encoding preprotein translocase subunit SecG has product MIIPFLSWIWAISGVFLILLVLLHSPKGDGMGGLASSGSSMFTSASSAESTLNRATWACLILFLSLAVIISAGWLK; this is encoded by the coding sequence ATGATCATTCCTTTTTTATCATGGATATGGGCAATTTCAGGAGTTTTTCTAATACTATTAGTTCTTCTTCACAGCCCAAAAGGTGATGGAATGGGTGGTCTAGCCTCCAGTGGCAGCTCAATGTTCACTAGTGCCAGCAGTGCAGAATCTACCTTAAATAGAGCCACTTGGGCATGTCTTATTTTATTTTTATCCCTTGCTGTTATTATTAGCGCAGGATGGTTAAAATAA